One Deinococcus grandis DNA window includes the following coding sequences:
- a CDS encoding heavy metal translocating P-type ATPase yields the protein MTTQTLPHPGARPEPRFTMSSDLRRAVTLTALTLAGLLVGLTGQYLLHLPALQWAGYVTAFLAGGIPAGREALHSLFAERKLDVDLLMVLAALGAASIGQAADGAILLFLFSLSNTLQDWAMGRTSSAIQALMDLNPEGATVRRDGVEKWCELGEIRIGDLLVVRPGERVAADALVVRGQTSVDESPITGESVPVDKAPGAELASGTVNLNGSVEAEVVRPAGESTLARLVGLMEQAQTQKSRTESLTERWESPYAVIVLALVPAVYALLRFGFGLSVDDAWYRAMTFMVVASPCAVVISTPAVMLSAMAAAARAGVLFKSSAALDALAGVQTVAFDKTGTLTQARMTLTAVHADDEGQALALAAGLEAHSEHPIAQAIVTAAQERGVTPLTVTDAQAIPGHGIEARLPDGQVAWAGNVRLAERQGATLDAAQQAALSDLGARGSSSVIVGVGPRVTGVMGVADALRPDIRAALDALKASGVTHRVMLTGDREEVARSVAAEVGLSEFRAGLLPEDKLRLIGELPGPVAMVGDGVNDAPALARADLGVAVASGTDVAIESADVVLMQNDLGKLAGAVRLARDARRTVITNLLFAFGVILIVAPLAVAGKVPLPLGVLAHEGGTVFVVFMGLRLLRHRV from the coding sequence GTGACCACCCAGACCCTTCCCCACCCAGGCGCCCGGCCCGAGCCGCGCTTCACGATGTCGTCCGATCTGCGCCGCGCGGTCACCCTAACCGCCCTGACCCTGGCGGGCCTCCTCGTGGGCCTGACCGGGCAGTACCTCCTGCACCTCCCGGCCCTGCAGTGGGCGGGGTACGTCACGGCGTTCCTGGCGGGCGGCATTCCCGCCGGGCGCGAGGCGCTGCACTCGCTGTTCGCGGAACGCAAGCTGGACGTGGACCTGCTGATGGTGCTCGCGGCCCTGGGCGCGGCGAGCATCGGGCAGGCGGCGGACGGCGCGATCCTGCTGTTCCTGTTCAGCCTGAGCAACACCCTGCAGGACTGGGCGATGGGCCGCACGTCCAGCGCCATCCAGGCCCTGATGGACCTGAACCCCGAGGGCGCGACCGTCCGCCGGGACGGCGTGGAGAAATGGTGCGAGCTGGGCGAGATCCGCATCGGGGACCTGCTGGTCGTGCGGCCCGGCGAGCGAGTCGCCGCCGACGCGCTGGTCGTCCGGGGGCAGACGAGCGTGGACGAGAGCCCCATCACGGGCGAGAGCGTCCCGGTGGACAAGGCCCCAGGCGCGGAACTGGCGTCCGGCACCGTGAACCTGAACGGCAGCGTGGAGGCCGAAGTGGTCCGCCCGGCGGGCGAGAGCACCCTGGCGCGACTGGTGGGCCTGATGGAGCAGGCGCAGACGCAGAAGAGCCGCACCGAGAGCCTGACCGAACGCTGGGAGAGCCCGTACGCGGTGATCGTGCTAGCCCTCGTGCCCGCCGTGTACGCCCTGCTGCGCTTCGGGTTCGGCCTGAGCGTGGACGACGCGTGGTACCGCGCGATGACGTTCATGGTGGTCGCCAGTCCCTGCGCGGTGGTGATCAGCACGCCCGCCGTGATGCTCTCGGCCATGGCGGCCGCCGCGCGCGCCGGGGTGCTGTTCAAGAGCAGCGCCGCCCTGGACGCCCTGGCGGGCGTGCAGACCGTGGCATTCGACAAGACCGGCACGTTGACCCAGGCCCGCATGACCCTGACCGCCGTGCACGCGGATGACGAGGGGCAGGCGCTGGCGCTGGCTGCCGGACTGGAAGCGCACAGCGAGCACCCCATCGCGCAGGCCATCGTCACCGCCGCGCAGGAACGCGGCGTGACCCCGCTGACCGTCACGGACGCGCAGGCGATTCCCGGTCACGGCATCGAGGCGCGCCTGCCGGACGGGCAGGTCGCGTGGGCGGGGAACGTCCGCCTCGCGGAGCGGCAGGGTGCCACGCTGGACGCCGCGCAGCAGGCGGCCCTGAGTGACCTGGGCGCGCGCGGCAGCAGCAGCGTCATCGTCGGCGTCGGCCCGCGCGTGACCGGCGTGATGGGCGTCGCGGACGCCCTGCGCCCCGACATCCGCGCCGCGCTGGACGCCCTGAAGGCCAGCGGCGTCACCCACCGCGTCATGCTGACCGGCGACCGCGAGGAGGTCGCCCGCAGCGTGGCCGCCGAGGTGGGCCTCAGTGAGTTCCGCGCGGGCCTGCTGCCCGAGGACAAGCTGCGCCTGATCGGCGAGCTGCCCGGCCCGGTCGCCATGGTCGGGGACGGCGTGAACGACGCGCCCGCCCTGGCCCGCGCCGACCTGGGCGTGGCGGTCGCCTCGGGCACCGACGTCGCCATCGAGAGCGCGGACGTGGTCCTCATGCAGAACGACCTCGGGAAACTGGCGGGCGCCGTCCGACTGGCCCGCGACGCGCGGCGCACCGTGATCACGAACCTCCTGTTCGCGTTCGGGGTGATCCTGATCGTCGCGCCGCTCGCCGTGGCGGGCAAGGTGCCACTGCCGCTGGGCGTCCTGGCACACGAGGGCGGCACGGTGTTCGTCGTATTCATGGGCCTGCGCCTGCTGCGCCACCGGGTCTAA
- a CDS encoding Ig-like domain-containing protein, with the protein MAILPWLLTLTLTGGVTGPVLQPLPSPHLGQPAVSACPAMLVPPVSVEVRNEAGQVLPDAAFPLALPPGRQGTRQVTVHQERTGRYTVTVNRPWYRPVTVRGVVVRENRCGPVAPTPLVIRLQPTTNAPVVRGFGILGSELHTAVWPYQQRLGSFVDAPGVSPAVTWTSSRPDVASIDQGGLLEAKCRKVAGWTVITARLKADPSIMASVRFGAGGARTDCSRAQPDQKAGPGHRD; encoded by the coding sequence ATGGCCATCCTGCCCTGGCTTCTGACCCTGACCCTCACCGGAGGCGTGACCGGTCCGGTCCTTCAGCCGCTGCCGAGTCCCCACCTAGGACAGCCTGCGGTCTCCGCTTGTCCGGCCATGCTCGTTCCGCCAGTCTCCGTCGAGGTGAGGAACGAGGCCGGACAGGTGCTGCCAGACGCCGCTTTCCCCCTTGCTCTGCCTCCCGGACGTCAGGGAACGCGTCAGGTCACCGTGCATCAAGAGCGCACCGGTCGCTACACCGTTACCGTCAATCGTCCCTGGTACAGGCCGGTGACCGTGCGTGGTGTGGTGGTCAGAGAAAATCGGTGCGGCCCGGTCGCGCCCACACCTCTCGTGATTCGCCTTCAACCCACCACGAATGCTCCGGTCGTCCGCGGATTCGGGATTCTGGGTTCGGAACTGCACACGGCCGTCTGGCCTTACCAGCAGCGGTTGGGGAGCTTCGTGGATGCGCCCGGGGTGAGTCCAGCGGTGACTTGGACGTCCAGCCGCCCGGATGTGGCGTCCATTGACCAGGGCGGTCTCCTTGAAGCGAAATGCCGGAAGGTAGCAGGCTGGACGGTGATCACCGCCAGACTCAAGGCAGACCCGTCCATCATGGCCAGCGTGCGCTTCGGGGCGGGGGGAGCACGCACCGATTGCAGTCGGGCGCAGCCGGATCAGAAAGCAGGTCCCGGGCACCGTGATTGA
- a CDS encoding heme-binding domain-containing protein, translating into MRLNPARRPLLPRVLLGLVSLFVVAQLVPYGRAHANPTVQAQPKWDSPQTEALFTRACADCHSHATVWPWYSNVAPVSWLVQRHVDEGRSRFNVNVPGFGRDADEAAKEVRSGGMPEPTYLPMHPEARLNAQEKQQLAAGLEATFGGEREGGEAEGEGR; encoded by the coding sequence ATGAGACTGAATCCCGCCCGCCGTCCCCTCCTGCCCCGTGTGCTGCTGGGGCTCGTCAGCCTGTTCGTCGTCGCGCAACTCGTGCCGTATGGCCGGGCGCACGCCAATCCCACTGTGCAGGCGCAGCCGAAGTGGGACAGCCCGCAGACCGAGGCGCTGTTCACGCGCGCCTGCGCGGACTGCCACAGCCACGCGACCGTATGGCCCTGGTACAGCAACGTGGCGCCCGTCTCGTGGCTGGTGCAGCGGCACGTGGACGAGGGCCGCAGCCGGTTCAACGTGAACGTCCCCGGCTTCGGGCGGGATGCCGACGAGGCCGCCAAGGAAGTCCGGAGCGGTGGAATGCCCGAACCGACCTACCTCCCCATGCACCCGGAAGCCCGCCTGAACGCGCAGGAGAAGCAGCAGCTCGCGGCGGGTCTGGAAGCGACCTTCGGCGGGGAACGCGAGGGTGGGGAAGCGGAGGGCGAGGGCCGCTGA
- the yidC gene encoding membrane protein insertase YidC, whose translation MKTRHLLPIAALGGMLLLSGCGQTGPLPTFGKAITPEWIKADFDGQLGDEYIATSNLQDVVFNARGEIIGWYVKGYAGTPYIKKRGDGTYDFSALTNQKGIVNMVAGRKALAVEDKAAGLDPAQPAETTTPTGLTTDLKANRQDAVFRYTQGGVTVTKTVTLHPRNFKVDLKTEVTGGSERVNILFPGLGKADNPRVQAYTQGGAQPAAVQGSGTLSVDNIQYAALQEVGGSAFGPGQAAHALMILPQGGTQVNTTLTGGAQGLITASVPASSNLEVYGGKNELIHLYQSGYTDLPGLFKPNFFGQISLLIVKLMEQLYKVIQNWGLVLVVLTILLRAIMWPLMQAQGRTTARMQVMQPKIKEIQEKYKDRKDMDSQRAMQTEMQQLYRDYNFNPAGCFSTFIPFPVLIALWSTIRNFEFDSGFLWLPDLAIPDPFYLLAVVYLIVNIGQLYVMTRKNPDMFRQQAFIYLIFLYFALTFPAGVTIYIILSTLIGIGQQILINRQVEKETASIGQKVEKAPARPATKASKTIDAPKK comes from the coding sequence ATGAAGACACGACACCTGCTTCCAATCGCCGCCCTGGGCGGCATGCTGCTGCTCAGCGGCTGCGGTCAGACCGGCCCGCTGCCCACCTTCGGCAAGGCCATCACCCCCGAATGGATCAAGGCCGACTTCGACGGCCAGCTCGGCGACGAGTACATCGCCACGAGCAACCTCCAGGACGTGGTGTTCAACGCCCGCGGCGAGATCATCGGCTGGTACGTCAAGGGCTACGCCGGCACCCCCTACATCAAGAAGCGGGGCGACGGCACCTACGATTTCAGTGCCCTGACCAACCAGAAGGGCATCGTAAACATGGTCGCCGGGCGCAAGGCCCTGGCTGTCGAGGACAAGGCCGCCGGGCTCGACCCCGCGCAGCCCGCCGAGACGACCACCCCGACCGGCCTGACCACCGACCTGAAGGCCAACCGTCAGGACGCCGTGTTCCGCTACACGCAGGGCGGCGTGACCGTCACGAAGACCGTCACGCTGCACCCCCGTAACTTCAAGGTCGACCTGAAGACTGAGGTGACGGGCGGCTCCGAACGCGTGAACATCCTGTTCCCGGGTCTGGGCAAAGCCGACAACCCGCGCGTGCAGGCCTACACGCAGGGTGGCGCGCAGCCCGCCGCCGTGCAGGGCAGCGGTACCCTGAGTGTCGACAACATCCAGTACGCCGCGCTGCAGGAAGTCGGTGGATCGGCTTTCGGTCCAGGACAGGCCGCACACGCCTTGATGATCCTCCCGCAGGGCGGCACGCAGGTGAACACCACCCTGACCGGCGGCGCGCAGGGCCTGATCACGGCGTCCGTACCGGCCAGCAGCAACCTGGAAGTCTACGGCGGCAAGAACGAACTGATCCACCTGTACCAGAGCGGCTACACCGACCTGCCGGGCCTGTTCAAACCGAACTTCTTCGGTCAGATCAGCCTGCTGATCGTGAAGCTCATGGAGCAGCTGTACAAGGTCATTCAGAACTGGGGCCTGGTGCTGGTCGTCCTGACCATCCTGCTGCGCGCCATCATGTGGCCCCTGATGCAGGCCCAGGGCCGCACCACCGCCCGCATGCAGGTCATGCAGCCCAAGATCAAGGAAATCCAGGAGAAGTACAAAGACCGCAAGGACATGGATTCCCAGCGGGCCATGCAGACGGAAATGCAGCAGCTGTACCGGGATTACAACTTCAACCCGGCCGGGTGTTTCTCCACCTTCATTCCGTTCCCGGTGCTGATCGCGCTGTGGTCGACCATCCGCAACTTCGAGTTCGACAGCGGCTTCCTGTGGCTCCCGGACCTCGCGATTCCTGATCCGTTCTACCTGCTCGCCGTCGTGTACCTGATCGTGAACATCGGGCAGCTGTACGTCATGACCCGCAAGAACCCGGACATGTTCCGCCAGCAGGCGTTCATCTACCTGATCTTCCTGTACTTCGCGCTGACCTTCCCGGCGGGCGTGACGATCTACATCATCCTGTCCACCCTGATCGGCATCGGGCAGCAGATCCTGATCAACCGTCAGGTCGAGAAGGAAACCGCCAGCATCGGCCAGAAGGTCGAGAAGGCCCCCGCCCGTCCGGCCACGAAGGCCAGTAAGACCATCGACGCACCCAAGAAGTAA
- the yidD gene encoding membrane protein insertion efficiency factor YidD: MVRAVRSYQQHLSPRKPAPTCRFTPTCSEYAAQAIERHGAVKGGWLAAWRVMRCNPLVPGGFDPVPEHFPKRQPRNP, encoded by the coding sequence ATGGTCCGGGCCGTCCGTTCCTACCAGCAGCACCTCTCGCCCCGCAAGCCCGCGCCCACCTGCCGCTTCACCCCAACCTGCTCGGAGTACGCCGCGCAGGCCATCGAACGGCACGGCGCCGTGAAGGGCGGCTGGCTGGCCGCGTGGCGCGTCATGCGCTGCAATCCCCTGGTGCCCGGCGGGTTCGACCCCGTCCCCGAGCACTTCCCCAAGAGGCAACCCCGAAACCCATGA
- the rnpA gene encoding ribonuclease P protein component, producing the protein MALDSLRGDRDFRKVRAHGQAIRDPLFTLRVTEYRPRHGESWQPRAIIGIVVSKKTLKNAVDRNRARRRAREALRTLPGGLPACRAILLPNPAILDVPFEDLQAALERALKRAPTRGGRGGKGGSGGKAGGGGNPGGGRRVPAPVPPAAPQPALDSPEPDPQGDRA; encoded by the coding sequence GTGGCGCTGGACTCGTTACGGGGTGACCGCGACTTCCGCAAGGTCCGCGCCCACGGGCAGGCGATCCGCGACCCGCTGTTCACGCTGCGTGTCACCGAGTACCGCCCCCGCCACGGGGAATCGTGGCAGCCGCGGGCCATCATCGGCATCGTGGTCAGCAAGAAGACTCTCAAGAACGCCGTGGACCGCAACCGCGCCCGCCGCCGCGCCCGCGAGGCCCTGCGGACCCTGCCCGGCGGTCTCCCCGCCTGCCGCGCCATCCTGCTGCCCAACCCCGCCATCCTGGATGTGCCGTTCGAGGACCTCCAGGCGGCGCTGGAACGCGCCCTGAAACGCGCCCCCACGCGCGGCGGCCGGGGCGGCAAGGGCGGCAGCGGCGGCAAAGCTGGCGGCGGCGGGAACCCGGGCGGGGGGCGGCGCGTACCTGCCCCCGTGCCCCCAGCCGCCCCCCAGCCCGCGCTAGACTCACCGGAACCCGACCCGCAGGGGGACCGCGCGTGA
- the rpmH gene encoding 50S ribosomal protein L34, translated as MKRTYQPNNRKRAKTHGFRARMKTKSGRNILARRRAKGRHQLTVADE; from the coding sequence ATGAAGCGTACCTACCAGCCCAACAACCGCAAGCGCGCCAAGACCCACGGCTTCCGCGCCCGCATGAAGACCAAGTCCGGCCGTAACATCCTCGCGCGTCGCCGCGCCAAGGGCCGTCACCAGCTCACCGTCGCCGACGAGTAA
- a CDS encoding ComEA family DNA-binding protein: MPSTEVATPHPADPSAPERGAGRHAAAPVSPAAPARLAPPEPLSRLRVLPPHLSALDPWTLLLGGAVLLAAAFTLLPALFPQPRVPTVTRAALPVATSPAATSPAPATPEAPVYPTTSSVTPLISGRVNLNSASLEQLEALPKVGPALASRIVAGRPYRSLADLDRVKGVGPAALKALGPLVSF; encoded by the coding sequence ATGCCCAGCACCGAGGTGGCGACCCCTCACCCGGCTGACCCGTCCGCGCCCGAGCGGGGAGCAGGGCGGCACGCCGCAGCGCCCGTGTCCCCGGCGGCGCCAGCCAGACTGGCACCCCCTGAGCCTCTGTCCCGTCTGCGTGTTCTTCCGCCCCACCTGTCTGCCCTGGACCCCTGGACGCTCCTGCTGGGCGGCGCGGTGCTGCTCGCGGCGGCGTTCACGCTGCTTCCGGCGCTGTTCCCGCAGCCGCGCGTGCCGACCGTGACCCGCGCGGCGCTGCCCGTTGCGACCTCACCGGCGGCGACCTCGCCTGCACCCGCCACGCCGGAGGCGCCGGTCTACCCCACCACGAGCAGCGTCACGCCGCTGATCTCCGGGCGGGTGAACCTGAATTCGGCCAGCCTGGAGCAGCTGGAGGCCCTGCCGAAGGTCGGCCCGGCGCTGGCCTCACGGATCGTGGCGGGGCGCCCCTACCGGTCGCTGGCGGACCTGGACCGCGTGAAGGGCGTCGGGCCAGCAGCGCTGAAGGCCCTGGGGCCGCTGGTGTCGTTCTGA
- a CDS encoding DNA internalization-related competence protein ComEC/Rec2, producing the protein MVGVIGGILLALGQGWGVAALLVGAGLVLWHARPVLLALVLLGGAVGWASAHAVLTRPNALTPWFGALVTVQGEWDGQFLTLRDPPARVTLAPKPTQGPGQLRVSGRLLAPEGRRTPGVFDQAAWFRAQGGLLSVTPGGALVGARVREFQPQGGLRGWFRRGLTTGLTERQGALMQAIELGDRGDISREQFSEGEAVRDAFARAGLAHLMALSGQNVAILTGALILLLTRLGAAPAWRFGLPVLLLGPYLLLVQSSASITRAVLMGGAVLMALALGRGRPDPVGVIALAALACLLLYPLWLTDVGFQLSFLAVLALTQSERVAGLLPGRWPRWLRLGLAATLLAEAGTLPVIAGTFGQVPLVGLPANLLAGGIMALLVPLGFLAGLLGPLALPLNVVNGVLADALLLFARTFGQAPVLSWGQVGVGGLLAYAAALLAGWLWLLGRVRAPAALGTWLACLLLTTLPGRLHPAREVVFLDVGQGDSTLIRLPHLTVLVDAGGSVGSDYDVGAHTVVPTLRALGVRKLDVLVATHADTDHIEGAASVLRQLPVGEVWIGQRKTDDPVLTAVLLAARERHVPVREVRRGDQVTSDGASLTVLWPAGHAWSTEDNDNSVALRLESRGWRAAFLGDLPAPVEERLVAGPLDLLKAAHHGSRHSTGAALLAQTTPADTVVSVGRNTYGHPHPDVLTRLAQAHSRAWRTDQLGTIRWPVP; encoded by the coding sequence GTGGTGGGCGTGATCGGCGGCATCCTGCTCGCATTGGGGCAGGGGTGGGGCGTGGCGGCGCTGCTGGTCGGCGCGGGGCTGGTGCTGTGGCACGCCCGGCCGGTCCTGCTGGCGCTGGTGCTGCTGGGCGGCGCGGTGGGCTGGGCCTCGGCTCACGCGGTCCTGACCCGCCCGAACGCCCTGACGCCGTGGTTCGGGGCACTGGTGACCGTGCAGGGCGAGTGGGACGGGCAGTTCCTGACGCTGCGCGACCCGCCCGCGCGCGTGACGCTCGCGCCGAAGCCCACGCAGGGGCCGGGGCAGCTGCGGGTGTCGGGTCGCCTGCTCGCCCCGGAGGGCCGCCGCACGCCCGGGGTCTTCGATCAGGCGGCGTGGTTCCGCGCGCAGGGTGGGCTGCTGAGCGTCACGCCGGGCGGCGCGCTGGTGGGGGCGCGGGTACGGGAGTTCCAGCCGCAGGGCGGATTGCGCGGCTGGTTCCGCCGGGGCCTCACCACGGGCCTCACGGAGCGGCAGGGCGCGCTGATGCAGGCCATCGAACTCGGCGACCGGGGTGACATCAGCCGCGAGCAGTTCAGCGAGGGTGAGGCGGTGCGCGACGCGTTCGCGCGGGCGGGGCTGGCGCACCTGATGGCGCTGTCCGGGCAGAACGTGGCGATCCTGACCGGCGCGCTGATCCTGCTGCTGACGCGGCTGGGCGCGGCTCCCGCGTGGCGGTTCGGCCTGCCGGTGCTGCTGCTGGGGCCGTACCTGCTGCTCGTGCAGTCCTCGGCGAGCATCACGCGGGCGGTCCTGATGGGCGGCGCGGTGCTGATGGCGCTGGCGCTGGGGCGCGGGCGGCCAGACCCAGTGGGGGTGATCGCGCTGGCGGCGCTGGCGTGCCTGCTCCTGTATCCGCTGTGGCTGACGGACGTGGGCTTTCAGCTGTCGTTCCTGGCGGTGCTGGCTCTCACGCAGTCCGAGCGGGTGGCGGGGCTGCTGCCGGGGCGCTGGCCGCGCTGGCTGCGGCTGGGCCTCGCCGCGACCCTGCTGGCCGAGGCGGGTACGCTGCCGGTGATCGCGGGGACGTTCGGGCAGGTGCCGCTGGTGGGGCTGCCCGCCAACCTGCTGGCCGGGGGGATCATGGCCCTGCTCGTCCCGCTGGGGTTCCTGGCGGGGCTGCTGGGACCGCTGGCCCTGCCGCTGAACGTGGTGAACGGCGTCCTGGCCGACGCGCTGCTGCTGTTCGCCCGGACCTTCGGGCAGGCCCCGGTGCTGTCCTGGGGGCAGGTGGGCGTGGGCGGCCTGCTGGCCTACGCGGCGGCGCTGCTGGCCGGGTGGCTGTGGCTGCTGGGGCGCGTCCGCGCGCCCGCCGCGCTGGGCACGTGGCTGGCCTGCCTCCTGCTGACGACCCTACCGGGACGACTACATCCCGCGCGCGAGGTCGTCTTTCTGGACGTGGGGCAGGGAGACAGCACCCTGATCCGCCTCCCCCACCTGACGGTCCTCGTGGACGCCGGGGGTTCGGTGGGCAGTGACTACGACGTGGGGGCGCACACGGTCGTGCCCACCCTGCGGGCTCTGGGCGTGCGGAAACTGGATGTCCTGGTCGCCACGCACGCGGACACCGACCACATCGAGGGCGCGGCGAGCGTCCTGCGGCAGCTGCCGGTCGGGGAGGTCTGGATCGGGCAGCGCAAGACGGACGATCCGGTCCTGACCGCTGTGTTGCTCGCCGCGCGGGAGCGGCACGTCCCGGTGCGCGAGGTTCGCCGGGGCGATCAGGTCACCTCCGACGGCGCCTCCCTGACCGTCCTGTGGCCCGCCGGACACGCGTGGAGCACCGAGGACAACGACAACAGCGTCGCCCTGCGCCTGGAGTCACGCGGGTGGCGGGCCGCGTTCCTGGGCGACCTGCCCGCCCCCGTCGAGGAACGACTCGTCGCTGGACCGCTGGACCTCCTGAAGGCCGCGCACCACGGCAGCCGCCACAGCACCGGCGCGGCCCTCCTGGCGCAGACCACCCCCGCCGACACCGTCGTCAGCGTGGGGCGGAACACCTACGGGCACCCTCACCCGGACGTGCTGACGCGGCTGGCGCAGGCGCACTCGCGGGCGTGGCGCACCGATCAGCTGGGCACGATCCGCTGGCCGGTGCCGTGA
- a CDS encoding MDR family MFS transporter — translation MTTPAPTPASPAPSREQLLAFVGILTVLFLSSLNLTVVGSAMPRVISDLGGFHLYAWAFTAYSLATTITIPIVGTISDRYGRRPLILLGIAVFTLGSVLLGFVQNMEQLIVLRALQGIGGGTLMAMSFTAIADLFTPIERGRYQGYTGAVWGVSSVVGPLVGGFLTDHLGWRSVFFVNLPFALLAAYFIWRYFRLPAPGARGHFDAPGALLLGVSVTTLTLALSWGGGTYAWGSATILGLLAATVLTFGAYAGHSARQERPILDLRLLKDRGIAIASLAGFLTSAGMYAAILYLPLYMQGVRGSSASGSGLALAPLMFGMILTSTLSGQVVSRTGRYKNLILAGGIVATGALLLATTLGTGTPILIAVGIMVLLGLGLGPVNSQLTLAVQNAAPREQLGSATSGNQFFRQIGGTLAVSLFGALVNAHLNANLAAQLPEAARTLPAPVQDAIANPNLLTSPQATAQLGAGLSRLGDANLLQPILDALRGVMAGAIDQVFLVSAVLVGLAFLATIALPERPLKGRAGLAPRAEKIEVSATD, via the coding sequence ATGACCACCCCCGCACCCACCCCGGCCAGTCCGGCCCCGTCGCGCGAGCAGCTCCTCGCGTTCGTCGGCATCCTGACCGTGCTGTTCCTGTCCAGCCTCAACCTCACGGTCGTCGGCAGCGCCATGCCCCGCGTCATCAGCGATCTGGGCGGCTTCCACCTGTATGCCTGGGCGTTCACCGCGTACTCCCTGGCGACCACCATCACCATTCCCATCGTGGGCACCATCAGCGACCGTTACGGCCGCCGCCCGCTGATCCTGCTCGGCATCGCCGTGTTCACCCTCGGCAGTGTGCTGCTGGGCTTCGTGCAGAACATGGAGCAGCTGATCGTCCTGCGGGCCCTGCAGGGCATCGGCGGCGGCACCCTGATGGCCATGAGCTTCACCGCCATCGCCGACCTGTTCACGCCCATCGAGCGCGGCCGCTACCAGGGCTACACCGGCGCCGTGTGGGGCGTCAGCTCGGTCGTGGGGCCGCTCGTCGGCGGCTTCCTGACCGACCACCTGGGCTGGCGCAGCGTGTTCTTCGTGAACCTGCCCTTCGCGCTGCTCGCCGCGTACTTCATCTGGCGGTACTTCCGCCTGCCCGCCCCCGGCGCCCGGGGCCACTTCGACGCGCCCGGCGCGCTGCTGCTGGGCGTGTCCGTCACCACCCTGACCCTGGCCCTCTCGTGGGGCGGCGGCACGTACGCCTGGGGCAGCGCCACGATTCTGGGCCTGCTGGCCGCCACCGTCCTCACCTTCGGCGCGTACGCGGGGCACAGCGCCCGCCAGGAACGCCCCATCCTCGACCTGCGCCTCCTGAAAGACCGCGGCATCGCCATCGCGTCCCTCGCGGGCTTCCTGACGAGCGCCGGCATGTACGCCGCGATCCTGTACCTCCCGCTGTACATGCAGGGCGTACGCGGCAGCAGCGCCAGCGGCAGCGGTCTGGCCCTCGCGCCGCTGATGTTCGGCATGATCCTCACCAGCACCCTCAGCGGGCAGGTCGTCAGCCGCACCGGCCGCTACAAGAATCTCATCCTGGCGGGTGGAATCGTCGCCACCGGCGCGCTGCTGCTCGCCACCACGCTCGGCACCGGCACGCCCATCCTGATCGCCGTGGGCATCATGGTCCTGCTCGGCCTGGGCCTAGGTCCCGTGAACAGCCAGCTGACCCTGGCCGTGCAGAACGCCGCGCCGCGCGAGCAGCTGGGCAGCGCCACCAGCGGCAACCAGTTCTTCCGGCAGATCGGCGGCACCCTGGCCGTCAGTCTGTTCGGCGCGCTCGTGAACGCCCACCTGAACGCCAACCTCGCCGCGCAGCTGCCCGAAGCAGCCCGCACCCTCCCGGCCCCCGTGCAGGACGCCATCGCCAACCCGAACCTGCTGACCAGCCCGCAGGCCACCGCGCAGCTCGGCGCGGGCCTGAGCCGACTGGGCGACGCGAACCTGCTCCAGCCCATCCTCGACGCCCTGCGCGGCGTCATGGCCGGCGCGATCGATCAGGTGTTCCTGGTATCCGCCGTGCTCGTGGGCCTCGCGTTCCTGGCGACCATCGCCCTGCCCGAACGTCCCCTGAAGGGCCGGGCCGGACTCGCCCCGCGCGCCGAGAAGATCGAGGTCAGCGCCACCGACTGA
- a CDS encoding MarR family winged helix-turn-helix transcriptional regulator, giving the protein MDDLYGLVRLILRLSRRVHHVLDDPLETALGLNTKELLVLATVMDGADTPSAVAQAQNLPAPTVTRMVTKLVQAGLVRRVTDPSDLRVQRLELTPDGQATRARTRAVAQDIVHAHFGHLPPERVQAALTALAALDAALHAPCPTPGDPA; this is encoded by the coding sequence ATGGACGACCTGTACGGCCTCGTCCGGCTGATCCTGCGGCTGTCCCGGCGCGTGCATCACGTCCTCGACGACCCGCTGGAGACCGCACTGGGCCTGAACACCAAGGAACTGCTCGTGCTGGCCACCGTCATGGACGGCGCCGACACACCCAGCGCCGTGGCGCAGGCGCAGAACCTCCCCGCGCCCACCGTGACCCGCATGGTCACCAAACTCGTGCAGGCGGGCCTGGTGCGCCGCGTCACCGACCCCAGCGACCTGCGGGTGCAGCGCCTGGAACTCACGCCCGACGGGCAGGCCACCCGCGCCCGCACCCGCGCGGTCGCGCAGGACATCGTCCACGCGCACTTCGGCCACCTGCCCCCCGAACGCGTGCAGGCCGCGCTGACCGCGCTGGCCGCCCTGGACGCGGCCCTGCACGCCCCCTGCCCCACCCCTGGAGACCCCGCATGA